The Megalops cyprinoides isolate fMegCyp1 chromosome 10, fMegCyp1.pri, whole genome shotgun sequence genome window below encodes:
- the gpatch4 gene encoding G patch domain-containing protein 4 yields the protein MAEEVEKSRGLKFAEQQLLRHGWEQGKGLGREENGISEAIKVKVKCDKGGVGHNQGEQFTFHWWDHIFNKASANLVVESGQDGVKVKQVAGEGEEGMISNKKPRKAELAKAKLYGRFIKSATLWSGEEQSKKQLSTSEDSSGSEDEDKRLDLSSTTKLSDNDLMKACGGRTAHKGARHGLTMSAKLARLEQQEQEFLTKYGRKNQPTETLSREMVSNSAAQSSIVENKMEENEGKKAKKKKKHTKDKMEKTVEEDKESTTLSETKEVAVIPKIKKKRSKDYLEETVGEDEESKEVDVNGKKKKKRSKEKHEAVVERQPDVSSSNKKESKKRKHSYKEKTLGEGNCHFDSEVTEDDGRTGIKEAITVEGGEGAVIPEQDIEDNLPKKKKHSTHKEEVSVGEAGEYNCGSELNDAETVIKKKRKTKNATNVPECKQEEENKMEEGQKIKKKK from the exons atggcagaggaAGTCGAAAAGAGCCGAGGGCTGAAGTTCGCAGAGCAGCAGCTTCTTCGCCACGGTTGGGAACAAg GGAAAGGCCTTGGCAGGGAAGAGAATGGAATCTCGGAGGCCATCAAGGTCAAAGTGAAATGTGATAAAGGCGGG GTTGGTCACAATCAAGGTGAGCAGTTCACCTTCCACTGGTGGGATCACATCTTCAATAAAGCTTCTGCTAACCTGGTTGTGGAGTCTGGCCAG GATGGTGTGAAGGTGAAGCAagtggcaggagagggagaggaggggatgaTCTCCAACAAGAAGCCCCGTAAGGCAGAACTGGCCAAGGCCAAGCTTTATGGGCGCTTTATCAAG TCAGCCACCCTTTGGTCAGGAGAGGAGCAGTCAAAGAAGCAGCTGTCTACCTCAGAGGACAGCAGTGGATCAGAGGATGAGGACAAGAGACTGGACCTCTCTTCCACAACCAA GTTATCGGACAACGATCTCATGAAAGCATGCGGAGGTCGAACTGCCCACAA AGGAGCAAGGCACGGCTTGACTATGAGTGCCAAGCTGGCTAGGCTGGAGCAACAGGAGCAGGAGTTTCTCACAAAGTATGGCAGGAAGAATCAACCAACGGAGACCCTCAGCAGAGAGATGGTCTCCAACTCAGCCGCTCAGAGTTCCATTGTAGAGAACAAGATGGAAGAGAATGAGGGCAAGAAGgccaagaagaaaaagaaacacaccaaggacaaaatggagaaaactgTGGAAGAGGATAAGGAAAGCACCACGCTTTCTGAAACTAAAGAGGTAGCTGTCATTCCCAAAATTAAGAAGAAACGTTCCAAGGACTATCTGGAGGAAACTGTGGGAGAGGATGAGGAAAGTAAGGAGGTGGATgtcaatggcaaaaaaaagaagaaacgcTCTAAGGAGAAGCATGAGGCTGTGGTAGAAAGGCAACCAGATGTTTCCAGTTCCAACAAGAAGGAgagtaaaaagagaaaacattcatACAAGGAGAAGACATTGGGAGAAGGAAACTGCCATTTTGATTCTGAGGTGACAGAGGATGATGGGAGGACAGGCATTAAAGAAGCTATTACggtagagggaggggaaggtgCTGTGATACCTGAGCAGGACATCGAGGACAATCTTCCCAAAAAGAAGAAACATTCTACACACAAAGAAGAGGTGTCTgtgggagaggcaggggagtATAACTGTGGCTCAGAATTAAATGATGCAGAGACAGTTAtcaaaaagaagaggaaaacgAAGAATGCTACAAACGTCCCAGAGTGTAAACAAGAGGAAGAGAATAAGATGGAGGAAGggcagaaaataaagaaaaagaag